One Triticum dicoccoides isolate Atlit2015 ecotype Zavitan chromosome 5B, WEW_v2.0, whole genome shotgun sequence genomic window carries:
- the LOC119310760 gene encoding aspartate--tRNA ligase 2, cytoplasmic-like isoform X2, translating into MRGCEVRKLYCINRAGPKLPISMEDARRSAEEFAIAESKGVPLVHVGQDTRLDYRVIDVRTLANQAIFHIQHQVENIVALALDHEVG; encoded by the exons ATGAGAGGATGTGAG GTCAGGAAGCTCTACTGCATCAACAGGGCTGGCCCGAAGCTACCAATCAGCATGGAGGATGCCAGACGGAGTGCTGAGGAGTTTGCAATAGCTGAATCA AAGGGAGTGCCACTTGTCCATGTTGGTCAGGACACACGCTTGGACTATCGAGTTATTGATGTCCGAACACTGGCAAATCAAGCCATTTTCCATATACAGCATCAAGTTGAAAACATTG TGGCCTTAGCGCTGGACCATGAGGTTGGATAG
- the LOC119310763 gene encoding berberine bridge enzyme-like 18 gives MAMARSFSLVLVAFTLLCCYASSVSSQGNSSDGFLSCLSASIPRQLVFTPSSPSFTPLLKSSIRNPKFFTPSIVRPLYIITPTNASHVQAAVLCGRRSGLRIRVRSGGHDYEGLSYRSVRAESFAVLDMSSLRSVRVDAQAATAWVDSGAQLGELYYAIGKASGVLGFPGGLCPTVGVGGHFSGGGFGMLLRKYGMAIDNVIDAVLVDAKGRLLNKNTMGSDVFWALRGGGGESFGVVVSWQVKLLPVPPKVTVFNVPVTASQGAADLVTRWQQVAPALPEDLIIRVVVQQKTANFQSLFLGTCDALLPVMSSRFPELRFNRSDCREMTWIQSVPYIYLGSASTVEDLLNRTTAESVFSSGYKATSDYVRQAIPRDAWASIFTKLAQPNAGLMILDPYGGQIAAVPEAATPYPHRAGVLYNIQYMNFWSMASGDGAVQTRWIREFYAFMAPFVSSGPREAYFNYRDLDLGENVVVGNVSSYQAGMVWGQKYFKGNYQRLAMAKGQIDPDDYFRNEQSIPPFANSR, from the coding sequence ATGGCCATGGCCAGGAGCTTCAGCCTCGTGCTCGTCGCCTTCACCTTGCTCTGCTGCTACGCCTCCTCCGTCTCCTCCCAGGGTAACTCGTCGGATGGCTTCCTCTCGTGCCTGTCGGCGAGCATCCCCCGCCAGCTCGTGTTCACGCCGAGCTCGCCCTCGTTCACGCCGCTGCTCAAGTCCTCCATCCGGAACCCCAAGTTCTTCACGCCGAGCATCGTCAGGCCGCTGTATATCATCACGCCGACGAACGCCTCCCACGTGCAGGCCGCCGTGCTGTGCGGCCGCCGGAGCGGGCTGCGCATCCGCGTGCGCAGCGGCGGGCACGACTACGAGGGCCTGTCGTACCGGTCCGTGCGCGCCGAGTCGTTCGCCGTGCTCGACATGTCGAGCCTCCGCTCCGTGCGGGTCGACGCGCAGGCCGCGACCGCGTGGGTGGACTCCGGCGCCCAGCTCGGCGAGCTCTATTATGCGATCGGGAAGGCGAGCGGCGTGCTCGGGTTCCCCGGCGGCCTGTGCCCGACCGTCGGCGTCGGAGGCCATTtcagcggcggcggcttcggcatgCTGCTGCGCAAGTACGGCATGGCCATCGACAACGTCATCGACGCCGTGCTGGTGGACGCGAAGGGGAGGCTCCTGAACAAGAACACCATGGGGAGCGACGTCTTCTGGGCtctccgaggcggcggcggcgagagcttCGGCGTGGTGGTGTCGTGGCAGGTGAAGCTCCTGCCCGTCCCGCCCAAGGTCACGGTGTTCAACGTCCCTGTGACCGCCAGCCAGGGCGCCGCGGACCTCGTCACCAGGTGGCAGCAGGTCGCGCCGGCCCTGCCGGAGGACCTGATCATCAGGGTGGTCGTCCAGCAGAAGACGGCCAACTTCCAGTCCCTGTTCCTCGGCACGTGCGACGCGCTGCTGCCGGTGATGAGCAGCCGCTTCCCGGAGCTGCGGTTCAACCGCTCCGACTGCCGGGAGATGACCTGGATCCAGTCCGTGCCCTACATCTACCTCGGCAGCGCCTCGACCGTGGAGGACCTGCTGAACCGGACCACCGCCGAGTCCGTCTTCAGCAGCGGCTACAAGGCGACGTCCGACTACGTGCGGCAGGCCATCCCGCGGGACGCGTGGGCCAGCATCTTCACCAAGCTCGCGCAGCCCAACGCGGGGCTCATGATCCTGGACCCCTACGGCGGGCAGATCGCGGCCGTGCCGGAGGCGGCGACGCCGTACCCGCACCGCGCCGGCGTGCTCTACAACATCCAGTACATGAACTTCTGGTCGATGGCGTCGGGGGACGGGGCCGTGCAGACCAGGTGGATCAGGGAGTTCTACGCGTTCATGGCGCCGTTCGTGAGCTCCGGCCCGAGGGAAGCCTACTTCAACTACAGGGACCTGGACCTCGGCGAGAACGTCGTCGTCGGCAACGTCAGCAGCTACCAGGCCGGGATGGTCTGGGGCCAGAAGTACTTCAAGGGTAACTACCAGAGGCTGGCGATGGCCAAGGGCCAGATCGACCCCGACGACTACTTCAGGAACGAGCAGAGCATCCCGCCATTTGCCAATAGCAGGTGA
- the LOC119310760 gene encoding aspartate--tRNA ligase 2, cytoplasmic-like isoform X1 gives MRGCEVDIQVRKLYCINRAGPKLPISMEDARRSAEEFAIAESKGVPLVHVGQDTRLDYRVIDVRTLANQAIFHIQHQVENIVALALDHEVG, from the exons ATGAGAGGATGTGAG GTGGATATTCAGGTCAGGAAGCTCTACTGCATCAACAGGGCTGGCCCGAAGCTACCAATCAGCATGGAGGATGCCAGACGGAGTGCTGAGGAGTTTGCAATAGCTGAATCA AAGGGAGTGCCACTTGTCCATGTTGGTCAGGACACACGCTTGGACTATCGAGTTATTGATGTCCGAACACTGGCAAATCAAGCCATTTTCCATATACAGCATCAAGTTGAAAACATTG TGGCCTTAGCGCTGGACCATGAGGTTGGATAG